From Chromatiales bacterium 21-64-14, one genomic window encodes:
- a CDS encoding aminopeptidase N codes for MSAVTPLRTAQTTYLKDYRPPDYRIETVDLHFELGETETRVRSRLLLVRAYDATLPVRPLVLDGEGLELISVTVDGHPLAPHEYALDAGSLVLPGLPPRCTVEIETRIHPQENTTLEGLYQSGGNFCTQCEAEGFRRITYFLDRPDVMARYTTTIVADRTRYPVLLSNGNRVAQEELPDGRHWVRWEDPFPKPSYLFALVAGDLAWIEDRFVTRSGRNVELRLYVQRHNLDKTRHAMDSLKQAMEWDEKAYGREYDLDLFMIVAVDDFNMGAMENKGLNIFNSACVLARPDTATDGDFQGILGVVGHEYFHNWSGNRVTCRDWFQLSLKEGFTVFRDQEFSADMTSRGVKRIRDVNALRTAQFREDAGPMAHPVRPDSYQEISNFYTATVYQKGAEVVRMVHTLVGAEGFRKGTDLYFDRHDGQAVTTDDFIRAMEDANDVDLNQFRRWYQQAGTPELHVQGAYDAKAQTYALSIAQSCPPTPGQPRKEPFHIPLAMGLLGRDGQSLALQLAGETRGVAGTRVLHLRGREETYTFTGITEEPVPSLLRGYSAPVKLRLTRSHEELAFLMAHDPDEFNRWDAGQELAVKVLLDRVRNRQAGRGLDTGGVFMDVCAHTLTSAGLDPAFRAQALTLPSETYVGEFMDVIDPDAIHAARRSLRVALASRLRGELLRVYRENADTGPYRTDAVSMGRRSLRNLCLGYLMEREDDEALALCVEQFRGSGNMTDVLTALASLASCERPERETALAEFYARWKHDALVVDKWFGIQATASRSGVLGEVKALICHPAFNIRNPNKVRALIGGFCQGNPVGFHAPDGSGYAFLGDQVLALDSLNPQIAARLVSALSRWRKYDAARQALMRAQLERIVAAPGLSRDTYEIASKSLA; via the coding sequence ATGTCTGCAGTGACGCCCCTGCGCACCGCGCAAACCACCTACCTTAAAGACTACCGCCCGCCGGACTACCGGATCGAAACGGTAGACCTGCACTTCGAGTTGGGCGAAACCGAGACGCGTGTGCGTTCCCGGCTGCTTCTGGTCCGCGCGTACGACGCCACGCTTCCCGTCCGGCCCCTGGTGCTCGATGGCGAGGGCCTGGAACTGATTTCCGTGACGGTCGACGGCCATCCCCTGGCTCCCCACGAGTATGCGCTGGACGCCGGATCCCTGGTCCTGCCCGGATTGCCGCCGCGGTGCACCGTGGAGATCGAGACCCGGATCCACCCCCAGGAAAACACCACGCTGGAGGGCCTATATCAATCGGGCGGGAACTTCTGCACCCAGTGCGAGGCAGAAGGTTTTCGCAGGATCACCTACTTTTTGGACCGCCCCGATGTGATGGCACGCTATACCACGACCATCGTCGCTGACCGGACCCGGTACCCGGTGTTGCTCTCCAATGGCAACCGGGTGGCGCAGGAGGAACTGCCGGATGGCCGGCACTGGGTGCGTTGGGAGGATCCGTTTCCCAAGCCTTCCTATTTGTTCGCTCTGGTGGCGGGGGACCTGGCGTGGATCGAGGACCGGTTCGTGACTCGATCCGGGCGCAACGTGGAGTTGCGCCTCTACGTGCAGAGGCACAACCTGGACAAGACCCGTCACGCCATGGATTCGCTCAAGCAGGCGATGGAGTGGGACGAGAAGGCCTACGGCCGCGAGTACGACCTGGACCTGTTCATGATCGTGGCGGTGGACGACTTCAATATGGGTGCCATGGAGAACAAGGGCCTCAACATCTTCAATTCCGCCTGCGTGCTGGCGCGGCCGGATACCGCCACCGATGGAGACTTCCAGGGCATCCTCGGGGTCGTGGGCCACGAATATTTCCACAACTGGTCGGGGAACCGGGTGACCTGCCGGGATTGGTTCCAACTCAGCCTGAAGGAAGGGTTCACGGTGTTTCGGGACCAGGAATTCAGCGCCGACATGACTTCGCGCGGCGTCAAGCGAATACGGGACGTTAACGCGCTGCGTACCGCCCAGTTCCGCGAGGACGCCGGGCCCATGGCGCACCCGGTACGGCCCGATTCCTATCAGGAGATCAGTAATTTCTACACCGCCACGGTTTATCAAAAAGGGGCGGAGGTGGTGCGCATGGTCCACACCCTGGTAGGCGCGGAAGGTTTCCGCAAGGGGACCGATCTGTATTTCGACCGCCACGACGGCCAGGCGGTGACCACTGATGATTTCATCCGCGCGATGGAAGATGCAAACGACGTGGACCTAAACCAGTTCAGGCGCTGGTACCAACAGGCTGGGACCCCGGAGTTGCATGTGCAGGGAGCGTACGACGCCAAAGCACAGACCTATGCCCTTAGCATCGCCCAGAGCTGCCCGCCGACTCCTGGACAGCCCCGCAAGGAGCCGTTCCATATCCCGCTGGCGATGGGTCTGCTGGGCCGCGATGGGCAGTCCTTGGCGCTGCAACTGGCGGGCGAGACGCGTGGCGTCGCGGGTACTCGGGTGTTGCATCTGCGCGGTCGTGAGGAGACCTACACGTTTACCGGCATCACCGAAGAGCCCGTGCCGTCGTTGTTGCGGGGATACTCAGCGCCGGTGAAGTTGCGCTTGACGCGCAGTCACGAAGAGCTGGCCTTCCTGATGGCCCATGACCCGGACGAATTCAATCGTTGGGATGCCGGGCAGGAACTGGCCGTGAAGGTGCTACTTGATCGGGTCCGGAATCGGCAGGCGGGGCGCGGCCTGGACACGGGAGGCGTGTTTATGGATGTCTGCGCCCATACCTTGACGAGTGCCGGGCTCGACCCGGCGTTTCGGGCCCAGGCGCTCACACTGCCGTCGGAAACCTACGTAGGCGAGTTCATGGACGTGATCGATCCGGATGCCATCCACGCGGCGCGCCGCTCGCTGCGGGTGGCCCTGGCCAGTCGGTTGCGGGGAGAACTGCTCCGCGTGTACCGGGAGAATGCCGACACTGGGCCGTATCGCACCGATGCCGTTTCGATGGGTCGGCGCAGCCTGCGCAACCTGTGCCTGGGTTACCTGATGGAGCGCGAGGATGACGAAGCGTTGGCGCTGTGCGTGGAGCAGTTTCGCGGCTCCGGCAACATGACCGATGTGTTGACTGCGTTGGCGAGTCTTGCCAGCTGCGAGCGCCCGGAGCGGGAAACGGCCCTCGCTGAATTCTATGCGCGTTGGAAGCACGACGCCCTGGTGGTGGACAAGTGGTTCGGGATACAGGCCACCGCGTCCCGCTCCGGGGTCCTGGGGGAGGTGAAGGCGCTGATCTGCCACCCGGCCTTCAACATCCGCAACCCCAATAAGGTACGGGCTTTGATCGGTGGCTTCTGTCAGGGTAACCCGGTGGGGTTCCATGCTCCCGATGGGAGCGGCTACGCCTTCCTGGGAGATCAAGTGCTGGCGCTGGATTCGCTGAACCCACAGATTGCGGCACGGCTGGTGAGCGCCCTCAGCCGATGGCGGAAGTACGATGCGGCGCGGCAGGCCCTGATGCGGGCGCAGTTGGAACGGATCGTGGCCGCGCCGGGCCTGTCCCGCGATACCTACGAGATTGCCTCCAAGAGCCTTGCGTAA